In a single window of the Leptospira sanjuanensis genome:
- a CDS encoding MaoC family dehydratase, whose amino-acid sequence MSKIDFDKIEVGHELPPLKTDVITHANLVRYAGASGDFNPIHNDPDFARKTGLDGTIAHGMYVMAQLGRLCTGWADQKQIREFGVTFKNMTKPGQKLTCTGKVKRKKEENGEKLITVSVEAADDSGEVKCSGEMVVVA is encoded by the coding sequence ATGAGTAAGATTGATTTTGATAAAATTGAAGTCGGACACGAACTTCCTCCTTTAAAAACGGACGTCATCACGCACGCGAACTTAGTAAGATACGCGGGAGCTTCCGGAGATTTTAATCCGATCCACAACGATCCCGACTTTGCTCGTAAAACGGGTCTCGACGGAACGATCGCTCACGGTATGTATGTGATGGCTCAACTCGGAAGACTTTGCACCGGATGGGCGGATCAAAAACAAATCCGCGAGTTCGGAGTTACGTTTAAGAACATGACCAAACCGGGACAAAAACTTACCTGCACCGGCAAGGTAAAACGTAAGAAAGAAGAGAACGGTGAGAAGTTGATTACCGTTTCCGTGGAAGCTGCGGACGATTCCGGAGAAGTGAAATGTTCCGGTGAAATGGTCGTGGTCGCCTAA
- a CDS encoding SpoIIE family protein phosphatase, protein MQFSKIFFFLIGPFALIILVMISSPWQAGDGLRAYQGKIDLRGIQDPEFGMTKLNGEWEFNWLQEPDDGVENHSKGFIGVPGSWTNESKNQQAYPKFGYATYRLKVFLPDVWKKKILSVSLGAVASSYRVKINGQIIGECGTPGVSADTSMPRIEPRDFLFFADEDEVEIEIFVSNFSSTMPGVLLPVSVGPANSAGVSRAITLFFDIFSFSSLLIMGIYHIFQYLYLRSSVSPLYFGMYSLVICLRTSLINSKIIMLFFPQIPWSWINKINHLTLSVAVPFFLLFFSSVFAPYVNRKFINAGVIFSILFSIVTLFGDMQFNNQNISIYHYFILAVIFYLFYTILKIDFDKERNYTYILYGSGILFIAVLVDLFYARVLKTGSIQTSHYALVFFVFLQSLLLASERSRKFAETRELALNLRTSNLELFEMKEQLVQKIEDRTRVLNDNIIQINRELEIAQNVQRKILTPLDRNISGIRFHYEYMPLEKVGGDFLDVSEILPGKVRVVIADAVGHGVQASLMTMALKTEYEELKNLENPAQILKELNFRFLKKFDSLESIFPCLIGDIDTEKEEFTYASAGHPDQIIQLPGEFPSLIQKTGPILGLFETLEIASKTVAFPTGSRLLLFSDGLIENRMKDSLNTKQYNMELITKTLHEGRESSLNALIQEIIKIEELTRGENPRYDDVTVIAVESYSSRKV, encoded by the coding sequence ATGCAATTTTCAAAAATATTCTTTTTCTTAATTGGTCCGTTCGCGCTTATCATCTTAGTCATGATTTCTTCTCCGTGGCAGGCGGGGGACGGACTTAGAGCTTACCAAGGTAAAATCGATCTTCGAGGAATTCAAGATCCGGAATTCGGAATGACCAAGCTCAACGGAGAATGGGAATTCAACTGGCTTCAAGAACCGGACGACGGAGTCGAAAATCATTCCAAAGGATTCATCGGCGTTCCCGGTTCCTGGACGAACGAATCCAAAAATCAACAAGCCTATCCTAAGTTCGGTTATGCGACATACCGATTGAAGGTTTTTTTGCCCGATGTCTGGAAGAAGAAAATTCTTTCCGTTTCCTTGGGAGCCGTAGCCTCCTCTTATCGCGTTAAAATCAACGGTCAAATCATCGGAGAATGCGGAACTCCCGGAGTGAGCGCCGATACTTCGATGCCGAGAATCGAACCGAGAGACTTTTTATTCTTTGCGGACGAGGACGAAGTGGAAATCGAAATTTTCGTTTCCAATTTTTCTTCCACGATGCCCGGTGTGCTGCTTCCCGTTTCGGTCGGACCCGCGAATTCGGCGGGCGTTTCGCGCGCGATCACATTGTTCTTCGATATATTCTCCTTCAGCAGTCTTCTCATCATGGGGATCTATCACATCTTCCAATATTTGTATTTGAGAAGCAGCGTATCTCCTCTCTATTTCGGGATGTACAGCCTTGTGATCTGTCTCCGAACGTCTTTGATAAATTCAAAAATCATCATGTTGTTTTTTCCGCAGATCCCTTGGTCGTGGATCAACAAGATCAATCATCTTACCTTGTCCGTGGCGGTTCCGTTCTTTCTTTTGTTTTTCAGTTCGGTGTTCGCTCCGTATGTGAATCGGAAATTCATCAATGCGGGAGTTATCTTTTCGATTCTATTTTCGATCGTAACCTTGTTCGGAGATATGCAGTTCAACAATCAGAACATATCGATCTATCACTACTTCATTCTTGCGGTGATCTTTTATCTGTTCTATACGATTTTGAAGATCGATTTCGATAAGGAAAGAAATTACACGTATATTCTCTACGGATCGGGAATTCTATTCATCGCCGTTCTAGTGGATTTGTTTTACGCGAGAGTTTTAAAAACGGGAAGTATTCAAACTTCTCATTACGCGCTTGTGTTCTTCGTCTTTTTACAATCGCTTCTTCTTGCATCGGAGCGTTCTAGGAAATTCGCCGAAACGAGGGAATTGGCTTTGAATCTGAGAACTTCCAACCTCGAATTATTCGAGATGAAGGAACAACTCGTTCAAAAGATCGAGGATCGAACCCGCGTACTCAACGACAACATCATTCAGATCAATCGTGAATTGGAAATCGCCCAGAACGTTCAGCGGAAGATTTTGACGCCGCTCGATCGCAACATCTCCGGAATCCGCTTTCATTACGAATATATGCCTTTGGAAAAAGTGGGCGGGGACTTTTTGGACGTATCCGAAATTCTTCCGGGAAAGGTGCGCGTTGTGATTGCGGACGCGGTCGGTCACGGGGTTCAGGCTTCTTTGATGACCATGGCCTTAAAAACGGAATACGAAGAATTGAAGAATCTCGAGAATCCCGCTCAGATCCTCAAGGAATTGAACTTTCGATTCCTGAAAAAATTCGATTCTTTGGAAAGTATCTTCCCTTGTTTGATCGGGGACATCGATACGGAAAAGGAAGAATTCACGTACGCATCTGCGGGACATCCGGATCAAATCATTCAACTGCCCGGAGAATTCCCTTCTCTCATTCAAAAGACCGGACCGATTCTCGGATTATTCGAAACTCTTGAAATCGCTTCCAAGACCGTGGCCTTTCCTACGGGATCGAGACTGTTGCTGTTCTCGGACGGTCTGATCGAAAATCGTATGAAGGATTCCTTAAATACGAAACAGTACAACATGGAACTGATCACGAAAACCCTTCATGAAGGAAGAGAAAGCAGTCTAAACGCTTTGATTCAGGAGATCATCAAGATCGAGGAATTGACAAGAGGGGAGAATCCACGCTACGACGACGTAACCGTCATAGCGGTGGAATCTTATTCGTCGAGAAAAGTTTAG
- a CDS encoding sulfatase: MFSTRSCFHYGMFAILIVSFSIWIGCNPVPHSEKNTVKGDLTRLLGSGDFECTGETNREIEKFRFHWKKNPGRYSNLNSADRWKNVQMTLYTDESLFINESQDSLFIPSGQECVLKAEKFFVDRDRLVFQFYAAHLSNGNSFGGDGNLKIYFDEAKVFERRLEKKKEEWNRFSVPLQTAEAEPKVSKATLKIRWESRTGSGLFLGSPVLFEKRNTQKKNVILIVIDALRQDSLSSGGSPFPTTPILDSFSKESIVFQNTIANGNWTKPSMLSFFTSEIASNLGLGNAWFYTSGQQRKIFYSKKPLTMPNAFREEGYFTESIMNNVFLMDYTSVGVDLGFHKIQQVGKDTLDTEELVARAETFFGEHKDDLFFLHLNLNTPHWGYRPPAKYFQELKERSDPLLWDELDEYQQKYLGEVRYTDALLGRIFEELKKQGLYEDSWIVVTSDHGELLEKSHYYHHHFITETVYAHGETHYEKEIRVPWIIHPPKSMQSRIQKREFADPVSLLSLMPTLLGLNGISYPPEKLKGNDYSKAVFGQDGPSSEPVIYTEGRYSESVLTKHFKYIRRYPGYDSVRRTREGVPHKMSEELYDLQKDPKELRNVALTNTELLNEARNVLRRNQLHKNEFVLRLPRCEADCEREIRLFSKGGIYRYDFDGEFRVLQEDSKNVTFKILNGSGASDRVLTVRTVDPFPDFRLQILKNGKPEDYRVGKWGIRSSKAAEILSIEPNYVSLGREPYRFASSEIPFLYYHTGFSGGKETEEEAAMGKEVRKILESWGYIHQ, translated from the coding sequence ATGTTCTCGACCCGATCGTGTTTCCATTACGGAATGTTCGCGATTCTCATCGTATCGTTTTCGATTTGGATCGGATGCAATCCCGTTCCGCATTCCGAAAAGAATACGGTAAAAGGAGATTTGACCCGTTTACTGGGGAGCGGCGATTTTGAATGCACAGGGGAAACGAATCGTGAGATCGAAAAGTTTCGATTTCATTGGAAAAAAAATCCGGGAAGATATTCCAACCTCAATTCCGCCGATCGCTGGAAGAACGTTCAGATGACTTTGTACACGGACGAATCTTTGTTCATCAACGAATCCCAGGATTCTTTATTCATTCCATCGGGACAAGAATGTGTATTGAAAGCGGAGAAGTTTTTCGTCGATCGCGATCGGCTTGTGTTTCAATTCTATGCCGCACATCTTTCCAACGGGAATTCGTTCGGAGGCGACGGAAATCTAAAAATTTATTTCGACGAAGCGAAAGTTTTTGAACGGCGCCTTGAAAAGAAAAAGGAAGAATGGAATCGTTTTTCGGTTCCGTTACAAACCGCGGAAGCCGAGCCGAAAGTTTCCAAAGCTACGTTGAAAATCCGCTGGGAATCGCGGACGGGTTCCGGATTGTTTTTAGGTTCACCCGTTCTATTCGAAAAACGGAATACACAAAAAAAGAATGTGATCTTGATCGTGATCGACGCGTTGCGTCAGGATTCCTTGTCTTCCGGCGGTTCTCCGTTTCCGACGACTCCGATTTTGGATTCTTTTTCAAAAGAATCGATCGTGTTTCAAAATACGATCGCGAACGGCAATTGGACTAAACCTTCCATGCTTTCTTTTTTCACCTCGGAAATCGCTTCCAATCTCGGACTCGGAAACGCATGGTTTTATACATCGGGACAGCAGCGAAAAATTTTTTATTCAAAAAAGCCGCTTACGATGCCGAACGCGTTTCGTGAAGAAGGGTATTTTACCGAAAGCATCATGAATAACGTTTTTCTAATGGATTATACTTCGGTCGGAGTCGATTTAGGATTTCATAAAATTCAACAAGTCGGAAAGGATACGCTCGATACGGAAGAACTGGTTGCTCGGGCCGAAACGTTTTTCGGAGAACACAAGGACGATTTGTTCTTTTTGCATCTCAATCTGAACACGCCCCACTGGGGATATCGCCCCCCCGCTAAATATTTTCAAGAGCTGAAGGAGCGATCCGATCCTTTGTTGTGGGATGAGTTGGACGAATATCAGCAGAAGTATCTCGGAGAAGTTCGTTATACGGACGCGCTCTTAGGGAGAATTTTCGAAGAACTCAAAAAACAAGGATTATACGAGGATTCTTGGATCGTCGTTACGAGCGATCACGGAGAGCTTCTGGAGAAGTCGCATTATTATCATCACCATTTCATCACGGAAACGGTCTATGCCCACGGAGAGACGCATTACGAAAAAGAAATTCGCGTTCCTTGGATCATTCATCCGCCGAAAAGCATGCAAAGTCGGATTCAAAAACGCGAGTTTGCCGATCCGGTTTCTCTTTTGTCGTTGATGCCCACTCTGCTCGGCTTGAACGGGATTTCCTATCCGCCGGAAAAATTAAAAGGCAACGACTATTCCAAAGCGGTTTTCGGACAAGATGGTCCGTCATCCGAGCCGGTCATTTATACGGAAGGTAGATATTCCGAATCCGTTCTAACGAAACATTTCAAATACATACGACGTTATCCCGGTTACGATTCGGTTCGAAGAACTAGGGAAGGGGTTCCGCATAAGATGTCCGAAGAGTTATACGATCTTCAAAAAGATCCGAAAGAACTTCGGAACGTCGCCCTGACGAACACCGAATTATTAAACGAAGCCCGAAACGTTTTGAGACGAAACCAGCTTCATAAAAACGAGTTCGTTTTACGATTGCCTCGATGTGAAGCCGATTGCGAACGGGAGATCCGCCTCTTTTCCAAGGGCGGGATATACCGTTACGACTTTGACGGAGAGTTTAGGGTTTTACAAGAGGATTCGAAAAATGTTACATTCAAAATATTGAATGGTTCGGGCGCCTCCGATCGCGTTTTGACCGTTCGGACGGTCGATCCGTTTCCTGATTTCAGACTTCAGATCCTGAAAAACGGAAAACCCGAAGACTATCGAGTCGGTAAATGGGGAATTCGTTCGAGCAAGGCCGCGGAAATATTATCGATCGAACCGAATTACGTTTCCTTGGGACGGGAGCCTTATCGATTCGCGTCCTCCGAAATTCCGTTTTTGTACTATCACACCGGCTTTTCCGGAGG
- a CDS encoding FAS1-like dehydratase domain-containing protein: MSAKGISKDLIGTKLDRYEFDVERGKIREFCQAIGETNPIHFDLEAAKKAGYEDTPAPPTYPTVIQFWGYPKIWQDMENMGVDTSRILHLKEKYTYLKPIYPGRVSSQGECVNVTVGKMDTMTFKTTVSNSKGEAIVEAEMSIFIRKPEA; this comes from the coding sequence ATGTCAGCAAAAGGAATATCCAAAGACCTGATTGGAACAAAACTGGATCGCTACGAATTCGACGTAGAAAGAGGAAAGATCCGCGAGTTCTGTCAGGCGATCGGGGAAACCAACCCGATTCACTTCGATCTGGAAGCCGCAAAAAAAGCGGGCTACGAAGACACTCCCGCCCCCCCTACTTATCCTACCGTAATTCAATTTTGGGGTTACCCAAAGATTTGGCAGGATATGGAAAACATGGGAGTCGATACTTCCAGAATTCTCCACTTAAAGGAAAAATACACCTATCTAAAACCGATCTATCCGGGAAGAGTTTCCTCGCAAGGCGAATGCGTAAACGTTACGGTCGGAAAAATGGATACGATGACTTTCAAAACTACGGTTTCGAACTCCAAAGGGGAAGCGATCGTAGAAGCGGAAATGTCCATCTTTATCAGAAAACCGGAGGCATGA
- a CDS encoding DUF2062 domain-containing protein, producing MIKAVYRLLHQQIIVPFQQSHAPVKEVCLGTSIGLFWSLTPLIGIQMYLGLITWVLLRLIGIRFYMPIAIAMIWITNPVTLPFFYYIFYVTGIAAYNLLGWDMSAMNFARILEVIDHSSSLELYEGLKYWSAFLINDMGAPMFLGGFLIGIPSAIAGYPLTKSLLNGFREKQAEKEGITLEQWEEKYVRKESDKNRSFWNILKS from the coding sequence ATGATAAAAGCCGTTTATAGACTCCTTCATCAACAGATCATCGTTCCGTTTCAGCAATCGCACGCTCCCGTAAAGGAAGTTTGTTTGGGAACTTCGATCGGACTTTTTTGGTCTCTCACTCCCCTGATCGGAATTCAGATGTATCTCGGATTGATCACTTGGGTTCTTCTCCGTTTGATCGGAATCCGATTTTATATGCCGATCGCGATCGCGATGATATGGATCACCAATCCGGTCACCCTTCCGTTCTTCTATTATATCTTTTACGTCACGGGAATCGCCGCCTACAATTTGTTAGGTTGGGATATGTCCGCCATGAACTTCGCGAGAATTTTGGAAGTCATCGACCATTCCAGTTCTCTCGAACTCTACGAAGGTTTGAAATATTGGAGCGCGTTTTTGATAAACGACATGGGCGCCCCCATGTTTCTCGGCGGATTTCTGATCGGAATTCCTTCCGCAATCGCCGGTTATCCTCTTACGAAATCGCTGCTCAATGGGTTTCGGGAAAAACAGGCGGAAAAGGAAGGAATCACCCTGGAACAATGGGAAGAGAAATACGTCCGCAAAGAATCGGATAAAAACCGCTCTTTTTGGAATATTCTCAAAAGCTAA
- the rssA gene encoding patatin-like phospholipase RssA, whose amino-acid sequence MKKNKNSFQSDPQSADPSPSPLNEVVLKSGRRRKKVGLALGSGSARGWSHIGVIRVLESYGWKPDIICGTSIGSLVGAFYAADKLDRLEEWVQTLEWKDILGFMDISFGGGILGGRKLFDFFEKEFKDLKFDHLTKKFGAIATDIDNGSEIWLREGSVPEAVRASISLPGIFSPVKREDRWLVDGGLVNPVPVSLCKAMGAEFVIAVDLNQDLLDRKEEADESVAKESNRKSFLSHFWGKDLEENLGKEKDEKPGMIEVMSKSINVMQIRITRSRMAGDPPDVTIAPRLRNIGLMEFHRAQECIEEGKRAAELLAGFLKNPP is encoded by the coding sequence TTGAAAAAGAACAAGAATTCTTTCCAAAGCGATCCCCAGTCCGCAGATCCAAGCCCTTCTCCCTTGAACGAGGTAGTATTGAAATCGGGTCGTAGACGCAAGAAAGTCGGATTGGCTCTCGGAAGCGGCTCCGCAAGAGGTTGGTCGCATATCGGCGTTATACGCGTTTTAGAATCCTACGGTTGGAAACCCGATATCATATGCGGAACTTCGATCGGCTCTCTCGTGGGAGCGTTTTATGCCGCGGACAAACTCGATCGTCTGGAAGAATGGGTTCAAACCTTGGAATGGAAGGACATACTTGGTTTCATGGACATATCGTTCGGAGGCGGAATTCTCGGGGGAAGGAAGCTATTCGACTTCTTTGAAAAGGAATTCAAGGATCTAAAGTTCGATCACCTAACAAAAAAATTCGGAGCGATCGCAACGGACATCGACAACGGCTCGGAGATCTGGCTAAGGGAAGGGTCGGTTCCGGAAGCGGTTCGAGCCTCGATTTCTCTTCCGGGAATTTTTTCACCCGTGAAACGCGAGGACCGTTGGCTTGTGGACGGCGGTTTGGTGAATCCGGTTCCCGTTTCTTTGTGTAAGGCGATGGGAGCGGAGTTCGTGATCGCAGTCGACTTGAATCAAGACCTTTTGGATCGAAAGGAAGAAGCGGATGAATCGGTCGCCAAAGAATCCAACCGCAAATCTTTCCTCTCTCATTTTTGGGGTAAGGATTTGGAGGAAAACCTTGGCAAGGAAAAAGACGAAAAACCGGGAATGATCGAGGTCATGTCGAAAAGCATCAACGTTATGCAGATCCGAATCACGCGCAGCAGAATGGCGGGAGATCCGCCCGACGTAACGATCGCACCCCGTCTCCGAAACATCGGTTTGATGGAATTTCACAGAGCGCAGGAATGTATCGAAGAAGGAAAACGAGCCGCGGAACTGCTTGCGGGTTTTCTGAAGAATCCTCCTTGA
- a CDS encoding alpha/beta hydrolase, giving the protein MKFFSLFKGRFAFITRSAMSWSNSYNLQDDTFVGSGGTKIFYRTYQPKEGRKGNRVLVVQHGIGEHSGRYEFLIEALAGTGTAFYLIDSRGHGRSEGKRGAVDSFSDFLSDLDKLIAIAKEKEKVSKVTLLGHSMGAAIVTFYAEEGTNQGNLNGLIVSALPIKVKLDLVMKIKKGIAPFMADILPNLTLPTGLNVNHLSHDKAVVDAYVKDPLVHGMASAYLGNMLLNSEEPILANAGKIKLPIYVFHGKEDSIADCTGSEAFFEVVGSQDKSLKIYEGLYHETMNERLEDRTKVLNDLKKWFDSHAN; this is encoded by the coding sequence ATGAAATTTTTTTCTCTTTTCAAAGGACGGTTTGCGTTTATAACACGTTCCGCTATGTCATGGAGTAATTCTTACAATCTACAAGACGATACGTTCGTCGGAAGCGGCGGAACCAAGATCTTCTACCGGACTTATCAACCCAAAGAAGGAAGAAAAGGAAACCGGGTTCTCGTGGTGCAACACGGAATCGGAGAACACAGCGGGCGTTATGAATTCTTAATCGAAGCGCTCGCAGGAACGGGAACCGCGTTCTACCTGATCGATTCGAGAGGGCACGGTCGCTCCGAAGGGAAACGGGGAGCGGTGGATTCTTTCTCGGATTTTCTTTCCGATTTGGATAAACTGATCGCGATCGCAAAAGAGAAAGAAAAAGTTTCCAAAGTCACGCTTCTCGGTCACTCGATGGGCGCGGCCATTGTGACCTTTTATGCGGAAGAAGGAACCAATCAAGGAAACTTGAACGGACTTATCGTTTCCGCCCTTCCTATCAAAGTGAAGCTGGATCTCGTGATGAAGATCAAAAAAGGAATCGCTCCTTTTATGGCCGATATTCTTCCGAACCTGACTCTGCCCACAGGTTTAAACGTAAATCATTTGAGCCATGATAAGGCAGTTGTGGACGCGTATGTGAAAGATCCTCTCGTTCACGGAATGGCGTCCGCGTATTTGGGCAATATGCTCTTAAACAGCGAAGAACCGATTCTTGCAAACGCGGGAAAAATCAAACTTCCCATCTACGTTTTTCACGGAAAAGAGGATTCTATCGCGGATTGCACCGGAAGCGAGGCCTTCTTCGAAGTGGTCGGTTCTCAGGATAAATCCCTCAAGATTTACGAAGGCTTATATCACGAAACGATGAACGAACGCTTAGAAGACAGAACCAAGGTTTTAAACGATCTCAAAAAATGGTTTGATTCCCACGCAAATTGA
- a CDS encoding tetratricopeptide repeat protein has protein sequence MKTDGSLQNFERFPKGNRNLTRNGNRFGRRFNLLLRAAFITISLFFLAVNCNKKESISVLEIRDLTEKENLVEALQKAEANLKLKGDTAELLYVRGWIRYLQKNQNAAMNDFKKCLALDPKSLDCKRGLGLVYESNKDYKEAESTYREALILAKEKSPDSEALLHENLGTLYLRQNLRKESLSEFQNAISLSDKGDAYYGFGLCLIMEGNSEGAIASLEKGISKPFRAKPFQSESHFLLSKFYFEKRKDPVKAEAEIKKAISIFPLHKEYLEALQTYTKERIKSGL, from the coding sequence ATGAAAACCGACGGATCTTTACAAAACTTCGAACGATTTCCGAAAGGAAACCGGAATTTAACGCGAAACGGCAATCGATTCGGTCGCAGATTCAACCTTTTGCTGCGCGCGGCCTTCATTACGATTTCATTGTTTTTTCTCGCAGTAAACTGCAATAAAAAAGAATCCATTTCGGTTTTGGAAATCCGGGATCTTACGGAAAAAGAAAACCTCGTCGAAGCGCTTCAAAAAGCGGAAGCGAATCTGAAACTGAAAGGAGACACCGCGGAACTTTTGTATGTGCGCGGTTGGATTCGGTATCTTCAAAAAAATCAAAACGCGGCGATGAACGACTTCAAAAAATGTCTCGCGCTCGATCCCAAATCCCTGGATTGCAAACGCGGCCTCGGACTCGTATACGAATCCAATAAGGATTACAAAGAAGCCGAATCCACGTATCGGGAAGCGCTGATTCTCGCAAAAGAAAAAAGTCCGGATTCGGAAGCGTTACTCCACGAAAACTTAGGAACCTTATATCTTCGGCAGAATCTAAGAAAAGAAAGTTTAAGCGAATTCCAAAACGCGATTTCCCTTTCGGATAAAGGGGACGCCTATTACGGTTTCGGTCTTTGTCTGATTATGGAAGGAAACAGCGAAGGCGCGATCGCTTCTTTGGAAAAGGGAATTTCCAAGCCGTTCCGTGCGAAACCGTTCCAATCCGAATCGCACTTTTTGTTGTCGAAATTTTATTTTGAAAAAAGAAAAGACCCCGTCAAAGCGGAAGCCGAAATCAAAAAAGCGATTTCGATTTTTCCTCTTCACAAGGAATATCTGGAAGCATTGCAGACTTATACAAAGGAAAGAATCAAATCCGGTCTTTGA